The following coding sequences lie in one Polyodon spathula isolate WHYD16114869_AA unplaced genomic scaffold, ASM1765450v1 scaffolds_696, whole genome shotgun sequence genomic window:
- the fam222ba gene encoding protein FAM222B yields MLACLPGPGELSFPLHSHTQMNTGLQKWDTTQKMRSAQYPTPAELDAYAKKVANNPLTIKIFPNSVKVPQRKHIRRTVNGLDTSGQRYSPYPSQASTKAGLLAIVKVPIKGIIKDFDGSRTRLLPEVIMNPPSGPYMTQSTLTLPQTLPHPQALMRPQILPQQQQSLQHQQTLQLQQQQQQSQGLRQPQTVSQPPNLQHPQQGLPQAQTLTHPQQNHPHPHSQNMGHAPPNVLLQQPPLGLHGNRKMPDADAPPNVTVSTSTIPLSMAASLHQNRAADLSSIVHQINQFCQARAGLGSTSVCEGQIANPSPISRNLLIHASSRVSTHHIPTPMPSCIINSVDQATAAAATATTLPPSAMAAMNRVPTGYHNDMKQRSWNQHLLPHLQQMSDNGLGQHPGKHHPRDLPGGFPCKTLGYPQELCLGQPFSLKPPVDKPTPSPPVNGMPGAMPYTNGHYFQPIWNNILPTPNSDSSGSLDLAMPFHGGPSGPSIDCVPGTHYRAGAGSSSQTNVMQTMDYLGGDYQQPCFRDQNLGMMGKMHRPPMSRAPEPTDNRNTHHQHPGYR; encoded by the exons ATGCTGGCCTGTCTGCCAGGACCAGGTGAACTATCCTTCCCGCTTCATTCTCACACGCAGATGAACACTGGACTTCAGAAAT GGGACACTACACAGAAGATGAGATCTGCACAATATCCAACCCCAGCGGAATTGGATGCTTATGCTAAGAAAGTTGCCAACAATCCACTGACTATAAAAATCTTCCCAAACAGCGTCAAAGTACCCCAGAGGAAACACATTCGCCGGACTGTGAACGGACTAGACACTTCTGGCCAACGATACAGTCCTTACCCGTCTCAGGCTAGCACTAAAGCAGGGCTGCTTGCCATCGTGAAGGTTCCCATAAAAGGGATCATCAAAGACTTTGACGGCAGCCGCACACGCTTGTTACCCGAAGTCATCATGAACCCCCCCAGCGGGCCCTACATGACACAGAGCACTTTAACCCTCCCTCAGACTCTCCCCCACCCACAGGCACTAATGCGCCCCCAAATCCTACCGCAGCAGCAACAGAGTTTGCAGCACCAACAGACtttgcagctgcagcagcagcagcagcaatccCAAGGCTTGCGACAACCCCAGACTGTATCGCAGCCTCCGAATTTACAACACCCACAGCAGGGCTTGCCCCAGGCTCAGACTCTAACCCATCCACAGCAAaatcacccccacccccactcccagAATATGGGCCACGCCCCTCCAAATGTGTTGCTGCAGCAGCCACCGCTGGGGTTGCATGGGAACAGGAAGATGCCGGATGCCGACGCACCGCCTAACGTCACCGTGTCTACCTCAACCATTCCGCTCTCCATGGCTGCCAGCCTGCACCAAAACCGAGCGGCCGACCTGAGCAGCATCGTGCACCAGATCAACCAGTTCTGCCAGGCCCGGGCTGGCCTTGGCTCTACCTCGGTCTGTGAGGGACAGATAGCGAACCCCAGCCCCATCAGCCGGAACCTGCTGATCCATGCCAGCTCCCGGGTATCCACCCACCACATACCCACCCCCATGCCATCCTGTATCATCAACTCCGTTGACCAGGCGACGGCGGCTGCTGCTACAGCCACCACTCTCCCTCCCTCTGCCATGGCTGCCATGAACAGGGTGCCCACTGGGTACCACAACGACATGAAGCAGCGCTCCTGGAACCAGCACCTGCTGCCCCACCTGCAGCAGATGTCTGATAACGGGCTGGGGCAGCACCCCGGAAAGCACCACCCGAGGGACCTCCCAGGGGGATTTCCCTGCAAGACCCTCGGCTACCCGCAAGAGCTGTGTTTGGGCCAGCCTTTTAGCTTGAAACCCCCGGTGGACAAGCCCACGCCTTCCCCACCAGTCAATGGGATGCCTGGCGCCATGCCCTACACGAATGGGCACTACTTTCAACCCATCTGGAATAACATTCTGCCAACGCCAAATAGTGACAGCTCCGGGTCTCTGGACCTGGCTATGCCATTCCATGGAGGTCCCTCAGGGCCTTCGATAGACTGTGTCCCGGGGACTCATTACAGAGCTGGAGCAGGTTCCTCCAGCCAGACTAACGTGATGCAGACCATGGATTACCTGGGCGGGGACTACCAGCAGCCTTGCTTTAGGGATCAAAATCTAGGGATGATGGGCAAAATGCATAGGCCTCCAATGAGTAGGGCTCCAGAACCAACTGATAATAGAAATACTCACCACCAACACCCAGGGTACAGATAA